The window GTAATTACAGGGACACCATACTCAATTATTGGGAATTACGGGGGCGCCTGCCCTGAAAATGTTCCACTGTTTTCGTTCTCAGGTGGTGCCGCCGCAGGCGGCATGAGACTTACTTAATTATTGAGGCGATCTCATAATTGAGTAAAATGTCCCCGTAATTCCTAATCCCCGTAATTCCTAACGTAATTCCGTAATTCCCCGGCTTGAAGCCGACACCCTGAGGTCGGCCGCCTCCGTTTGGAGGCCATTGTCTTGGGAAACCGTCTATGACCGGTATTTTCCGCAACGTGAGGCTTAGGGTGAGAACGCGGACACCTGTGGTCACGGCGGTTCAATCAGGAAATCGGGCCCCAGTTCCTCGGCCACCTGCAGCAGCCGCTCGTAGTCGGCGGCGGTAAGCAGAGGGTCCTCTTCACCGGCGAAGGCGGGAATGGCCTCGTGCACCGGAAGCACCCGGTAACGCACCCTGCCGGCCGATACATAGGTGTGGACCCATACGGGAACCAGTTCCACCTCCTCCAGAACCGTCACGCCGCCCGCGGGGTCCTTCCTGACGGTCAGCCGGACCAGCAAACCGCTGTCATTGTAACGCCGACGCTGGTTGGAGATGAAGTTCCCCAGGGAATAGGCCGCGAACTTCTTCCTGGGCACCCCCTCCTTGAGGACCGTCCTGGTAAGGGTGGGCTGCACCACGTGCGGGTGGCTGCCCAGCACGACGTCGACCCCCGAATTGAACAAGAACTCCACCAGTTCCCTCTGATTTTCCGTAGGATAGCGCTCGTACTCGACACCGAAGTGGAGACAGGCGATGATGATGTCGGCCCTGGCTTCCTTGAGGCGGGAGATCTCTTCCTGCAAGGTCCCGCGGTCGATCATGTTCACCAGGTACGGCATGCCGTCGGGGAGCGGCAGGCCGTTGGTGGATTCGGTGTAGTTCATGATCCCCACGCGAATTCCCCGGAGTTCCGTGATGAAGGGACGTTCCCGGTCCTCGGGGCCGGCGTGGGTGCCAATGTGGTCCAGGCCGGCCGCCTCCAGGTGACGGATGGTGGCCAGCACGCCTTCCACCCCTTGGTCCAGGCTGTGGTTGTTGGCGGTCAGGAACATGTTCAGCCCGACGTCCCGCATCTCTGCGGCGAGGTCGGCCGGGCAGTTGAACAGGGGGTAGCCCGAATAACCCCGGTGCGCGCCGGCCAGACGGGTTTCCAGGTTGGCGATGGAGTAGTCGGCGTCCGCAAACAGGTGCCTGACTGGGCCGAAGATCTCGGCGAACTCGAAACGGCCTGTTTCCGCGTTATGCACCGAATAGATCACCGGCAGGTGCATGAGGAAGTCTCCCACCGCGGTGATGGTGATCCGGACCTCCTGCGGCTCCGGTGCCGCCGGGGTCTGTCCGGACTGCGGGCCTTCGCCGTTATTGCCGGTGCAACCACCTGCCAAGCAAAGACAAAAAAAGGCTAAGAGCCACCAAATAGACACACGGCGCAAGAATCATCACCACGTTCTTTTGTCTGCCGGCGGATAGCACCCGGATTACATTATTTTTCCACAATGCCGGGGTAATTCCTGCTTGTTTCGCGCCTTCACGACCTTTGCGCCAGGTTCTTTTTTGGGTTAACCTTGAGTGAAAGGTTTGGCCGGGTATCGGCCGTTGCGGGAGAGGATAAGCGTTGGACCGGCGGTTGCTGGGGCAAAAGGCGGAAGCTTTGGCGGTTGAACACTTGCGGAAGCAAGGGTTGCGCATTGAGGAGCGCAACTTCCGCTGCCGCCTGGGGGAAATCGACCTGGTGGCCCGTGACGGGGCCACCCTGGTTTTCGTGGAGGTACGGTCCCGGACCACGGTCCAGTTCGGCTTTCCCCAGGAGAGCGTCGGCCATCGCAAACAACAGCGCTTGCGCCGGATCGCGCAGGTTTACCTTCAAGGGCGGGGTGAGGCCGCCGTCCGCTTTGACGTGGTGTCCGTGAGCTTTGACCGGCAGGGCAACCCGGAACGGATCGAGCATATTGCGCACGCCTTCTGAGGTTCCGGCAGACACGAAATATGCGAATCATTTTATTCTTTGCCGGAAAACCCATTTCTAGCACTTATTGTTCGAAAAGGGGCAATCGGCGTAAATAATCGAGAAATAATCGCCAAAATACTTGTTTTTTTGAGCTGAACGTGCTAAATTTTTTCAAAGCAGGTGCCAAATGGATGTTCCTGCCTTCTTTAGAATTTTGCGACAAAGTGGGTGATAGCACGGCTGGCGTACAGCGGAACCGATTGTCCCGGATTTTGGGACTAGTTTTAGTGGCTCAAAATATGAGAACATTCTAATTATTCAGTTAAGGAGAGCTGAGAAAATGAGGAGCTGGAGTAGAATAGCTCTGGTTTGCCTAATTTCCGTGACCCTTGCCTTTTTTGTCGCCGGTTGTGGGGGTCAGACCGGGACACCCGAGAAGGAAACGGAGCCGTACAAGATCGGAGCCGTCATTGACGTCAGCGGCCCTGCCGCCTCGCTCGGGATGCCCCAGAAAAACACCCTGGAAATGCTGGCCGCCGACCTGAACGCCAAGGGCGGGATCAACGGCCGACCCGTGGAACTGATCATCCTGGACAACAAAACCAACGAGACCGAGGCCGTCCTGGCGGCCAAGCGCCTGATCGACCAGGACAAGGTGCTGGTCATTCTGGGCTGCAGCACCAGCGGCACGTCGCTGGCCATGATCGATACGGTCCAGAAGGCCGGGGTGCCGATGATTTCTCACGCCGCCTCCGCCAAGATCGTGGAGCCGGTGGCGGAACGCCACTGGGTGTTCAAGACCGCGCAGAGCGACATCCTGGTCGCCGACAAGATCGCCGCGCACCTCAAGAGCAAAGGGATCACCGACGTGGCCTTCATGTCCATGAACAACGCCTTCGGCGACAGCGGCCGGGGGAACTTCATGACCGCGGCGGCCGACCACGGCCTGGAAGTGGTCGCGGACGAGAGGTTCGAAGTCGACGACAAGGACATGACCACGCAGCTCACCAAGGTCAAGGGTTCAGCCGCCCAAGCGCTGGTCGTGTGGGCCATCCCCCCTTCCGCGTCGATTGTGACCAAGAACTTTCGTGATCTGGGGATGACCATCCCCCTGATCCACACGCACGGGGTGGGCAACCAGACCTTTCTAGACCTGGCCGAGGGAGCCGCGGACGGGATCATCGCCCCGATGGGCAAACTCCTGGTGGCTGAACAGCTTCCCGACACCGATCCCCAGAAGGCGGTGTTGCTTGGGTACCTCCAGGCTTACCAGGCGAAATACGGGGAGCGGCCGAGCACCTTCGGCGGGCACGGTTGGGACGCCTTCCAGCTGGCCGTCAAGGCCATCGAAACGGCCGGCGACGACCGGGCCGCCATTCGTGACGCACTGGAGAACATCACCGGCTTTGTAGGGGTCAGCGGCGTTTACAACATGTCGGCGGAAGACCACAACGGCCTGGGAGCGGATTCAATGGTGCTGGTCGAAGTAATAGACGGGAAATGGACGCTCTTTAATCCGTAACTACTGATGCCGGAGAGGATTTGCCGACGTGAGCCTTGAAAGCCAACTGCTCCAGTACCTGATTTCCGGCCTGACCCTGGGGAGCATCTACGCCCTGATCGCCATCGGGCTGGTGGTGACCTTCAACATCACCGGGATCTTCAACCTGGCGCTGGGCGAGTTCGTGACCCTGGGGGCCTTGGTATCCATCGCCCTGTATGCCGCCGGCTTGCCGCTCATCGCGGCCTTCGCGCTGGCCGTGCTCATCGCGGCGGCGCTGGGCGCGGTCATGGAGCGGACGGCGATTCACCCGGCGCGGAAAGCCAACGCGACCATCCTAACGCTGGTGATCATCACCATCGGTGTGGGTATCGCCATCCGGGGTGCGTCCCTGCTTATCTGGGGGACGCACCCCTATATCCTGCCCTCTTTTTCCGAACACGCCCCTTTCACGGTCGGGGGGGCCGTCGTCATCCCCCAGAGCCTCTGGATCCTGGGGTTGGCCGTGGTTTGCGTGGCGGCTCTCTTTGCGTTTTTTGAGTTCACCTATCTCGGCAAAGCCGTCCGGGCCTGCGTGATGAACCGGACGGCCGCCCGCCTGGTGGGTATCAACCCGCAACGGCTGTCGCTGGCCGCCTTTACCGCCACCGGCGCCCTGGGGGCGCTCGCGGGTATTTTCATCGCGCCGATCACCTTTGCCACCTACGACATGGGCTTCATGCTGGGCTTGAAAGCCTTTGTGGCCGCCATCCTCGGCGGGGTGACCAACGTCCCCGGGGCCATTGTCGGCGGGTTTTTGCTGGGCATTCTGGAAGCTTTCGGGGTGGGACTGGTCGGTTCGGGACTCAAAGACGCAGTGGCGATGATCGTGATGATCCTGGTCATGTTGATTCGCCCTACGGGCATTCTTGGGGCCTTCCGGCGCGAAGCATAATGATTTCCCGGGTGATGAAGTGGAATTAGTGAAAAAAAACAAAAACGTCATCCTGATCGTCTTGATCGCCGCCCTGTTCGCCGTCTTCCCCCTGATGGTCACGAGCGGGTATTATCTCGGGATTCTGGTGATCGTGGGACTCTACTCCATTGTGGCGATCGGCTTGGGACTGCTTTTGGGTTACGCCGGCCAGGTGTCCTTCGGCCAGGCGGCCTTCTATGGTTTGGGGGCCTACACCGCCGCCATTCTGTCCGGGACCTACGGCTGGCCGCCGCTTTTGGCGCTTGCCGCGGCGCCCTTCCTGCCTGCGGTGGTGGCGGCGGTGATCGGGCAGCCGATTCTAAAGCTTAAGGAGCATTTCCTGGTGCTGGCCACCCTTGGCTTCGGCATCCTGGTCTACATCCTGATGAAGGAGTTCGTGGACCTAACGGGCGGGCCGTCCGGCTACACCGGGATTCCGTACTTGAGCATCGGGGGCCTCGTGCTCACTACCGACAAACAGTTCTTCTACCTGGTCTGGTTTCTGGCCTTTCTGACCCTGGTGGGCGCCTGGAACCTGGTGAACAGCCGGATGGGCCGGGCGTTGCGGGCGATTCACGGCAGCGAACAGGCCGCCGAGGCCGCCGGGATCGACACCGCCCGCCTGAAGCTATATGTGTTCATCCTGAGCGCTTTCCTCGCCGGCTTGGCCGGTGGCCTTTATGCCTTCTACATCACTTTCGTCAGCCCGTCGCCTTTCGGCTTCCACGCCTCCATCCAGTTCGTGCTGATGGCCGTCGTGGGCGGGGCGGCCACCGTCTGGGGACCGGTGGTGGGCGCGTTTGTCATCGTCGGCCTGATTGAATTCCTGCGCTGGGCGGTACCGGTAGTGCTTCCGAAGGCCGGCGGGGAGTTCGAGATCATTTTCTTCGGTATCATCCTGGTGTTGGTCCTCCTTTTCCGCCCCGAGGGGATCATGAGCCACAAACGCCGCAAACAGCGTTCACAGCCGGAGGCGGGTAAGGAGGCGGCCGGAACGTGCTCGACGTAAGAGACCTGACCAAGAGTTTCGGGGGCCTGGTGGCCGTCAACCGGGCGAGTTTTTCAGTCAATCCTGGAGAGATCCTGGCCGTCATCGGCCCCAACGGCGCCGGCAAGACCACCATTTTCAACCTGATCACGGGCATGCTCACCCCGGACGAAGGCGAGATTCGGTTCCAGGGCCGCCCGCTTGCCGGACTGAAGCCCCACCAGATCGCCAGGCTGGGGATTTCCCGCACTTTTCAAAACCTGGAGCTTTTCCGGACCATGACCGTAGCTGAAAACGTGATGGTCGGGGCGTACACCAAAGGGAAGACCGGTTTTGTCCGGGCCATCTTGCGCCGCCCGGGAATGACCGCCGGGGACCGGAAGCGCTACGGCGAGGCCCTTGAACTACTGGGCGCCGTCAACCTGGCCGAATACGCCGACGAGCCCGCCCAGAGCCTGCCCTTCGGTCTGCAGCGGCTCCTGGAGATCGCCCGCGCCTTGGCCGCCGGGCCGCAGTTGGTACTCCTGGACGAGCCGGCAGCGGGATTAAACGCCGGTGAATCGCAGGCGCTGGTCGCCTTCCTGCGCCGCCTGCGAGAGCAGAACCTGACCTTTGTGCTGGTGGAACACGACATGGCGACGGTGATGGACGTGGCCGACCGGATTGTGGTCTTAAATTTCGGCTCCGTCATCGCGGAGGGCACACCGGCGGAAATCAGGTCCAACCCCGAAGTCATCCGGGCCTACCTGGGGGAGGATGAAACGTAATGCTGACGGTAAAGGATCTCACGGTGTTCCGGGGCCACATCCGGGTATTAAACGGCCTGACCTTTTCGGTGTCCGCCGGTGAAATCGTGGCCGTGCTGGGGGCGAACGGCGCCGGCAAGAGCACGCTGGTCGGGGTCCTGGCCGGGCTTTACCCGCCCGCGGCCGGGGAGATCGTCTTTCAGAACCGGAACCTCACCGGCCGGCCGCCGGAAGCCGTGGTGCACGCCGGTATCAGCCTGGTGCCGGAACACCGCCAGCTCTTCGCGGGCTTGACCGTCCGGGACAACCTGATTCTGGGAGCCTACCACCGCTACCGCGACGCCAAGAAGGAACTGCCGCAGCTGCTGGAGGACGTGTACCGCCTGTTTCCAGCCCTGCGCGAAAAACAGAACAAGCCCGCCCAGACCTTAAGCGGCGGCCTGCAGCAGATGCTGGCCATCGGGCGGGGGCTGATGGCCGACCCGCGCCTCCTGCTGTTGGACGAACCGTCCATGGGCCTAGCCCCGCTGGTGGTGCGCGAAATAATGACCACTCTGTCCGACCTGCGCGCCAAGGGCCAGACCATCATCCTGGTGGAGCAGAACGCCCACGCCGCCCTCAAGATCGCCGACCGGGCCTGGGTCCTGGAGCGCGGCCGCATCGCCCTGTCCGACACCGCCGAAAACCTCCGCCAGGACGCCCGCATCCAAGCCGCATATCTGGGCCACCGCCAGTAAGTCGACAAAAAGCCCACGTTGAGACTGACCAGCTTCAAGTCCACTCTTTTCATGAATTCTCCCGAATTTGACTCCTGCTCCAGTCCATCTCTTTGCTTCCAAAACAGAAACAGCAAACAGAAGGAATTGTCACTGCCGCGAAGAATCAAGCATTTGGGGGCTATGTGGATATATATGGATGCTGGGTAAAAAATTTGGCAGATTGTACTATTGCGGTGCATCAAAAACTGCTGTTTGGAGGCGCAGGATGACCAGAAGCCACGCCAACTTATGGCAACTGTATGCTCGGGTTTATGACTCCGTTATATTGTTGTTTCTGCCATATAGAGACTTGACACATAAGGTGGTCGACAGACTAAAACCCACACCCGGCGCACGTATTCTTGATGCCGGCTGCGGTACCGGCAACTTGATAGTGCATCTTGTTAAGACGCGGTCGGATGTAGAAGCGGTTGGTATCGACTTTTCCGAAGCGATGTTGCGCCGTGCCGGGAAGAAAAGCAAACAACTGCGGACGGTCACTCTTCTGGAGGCGGATCTGAACGAATGGCTGCCGTTTGGTGACGGAGAGTTTGACGGGATCACGTGCGTAAATGTACTGTACGCTGTCAAGAGGCCGTCATTTTTGCTGAATGAGATGAACAGGGTGCTTCGAACAAGTGGAATAATTGTATTGGCCACCCCGATATTCAAAACAAAGATGAGTCTTATTTTCAGTGAGCACGTTGCCGGTCTGAGGAGATCATATGCTCGGTTATGGCCGCTGGTACTGACTATGCAAATCGCCCGTGTGGCGCCTTCGGCAATTCCTTTTTTGTTGATCAACAAATTCATTCAAGAAGAACAAGCGTTTCACTTTTTTCAGGAAGAGGAACTACGGCTGCTTGCTGAAGAATGTGGTTTTCGAATCGATTCCCTTGAGAAAGCCTACGGGGGACAAGTATGGCTCCTCGCTGGGCGAAAGGAAACCGGATAGAGGATCATAAACCGTTGAACACCAATGGGAGCTGATGTGAATGACCGAAGCGGTAATCACCGGGCTGGGTCCCGTAGCGCTAAACGGTCTCGGTAAAGATCGGTTCTGGGAAGCCCTTAGGAATGGAAAGGCAGGGATTTGTCCAGTAGTCCATTCCCAAGGGGATAGACACTCAAGGGAAATCGCTGGCCGGATTCCACGAAGCTGGATCTTGGAGAGAGACTCGTACTCCCATTTCAACGGTGCTTCCTGGCGCACTAAGTTGATTGTGGCTGCTGCACGCCTGGCTCTTCAGGACGCAGGGCTTACTCAAACGGAGTATTCCTCCTGCCGTGCCAGCGTCATCATGGGCGCGAGCAACATTGATATGGAGGTCACTGAGAGAGAACTCGCCGTTTATATGGAATCGGGTGCCGCGTGTCCTACGGGCATTGCCTCGGCTTCACCTCATGCAGCGGCTAGTGAAATTGCCCGGGAATTGAACTGTTCTGGGACGGTCCTCACCTTCACTGTCGCCTGTTCGTCCGGGTTAGTGAGTATTATTGCTGCAGTGGAGTCAATCCTGAGGGGCGAATCGGACTTGGTACTGGCGGGAGGGGGGGACGCCTCTGTGACTCCGTTTTTCGTCAACTCATTGTGTGCTACAGGTGTTCATCCGTCCAACTCAGGGAACGGTTCGGCGATGGCCAGCAAACCGTTTGATGCTCAGCGTGAAGGTGGTGTACTTACTGAAGGCGCCGGAGTGGTCTTGGTGGAGAGTCTTGAACATGCTCGTCAGCGCGGAGCACACATCTATGCTCGAGTAACGGGTTGGGGTATTGCCAATGCGACATCACCCAAGTTACTAAGGGAGGCGTTTGCGTCCGCAATGGAGCAGTCCTTGGCTAGGGCAGGACTTAGTCCAGGTATGATCGATTATGTTTCCGCCCATGCTCCCGGAATTCAACTGTCGGACAGGCTGGAAGTGCAAGCGATCAAGGACGTATTTGGAGTGCAAGCTTACAATTTGGCGGTTGGCTCAATCAAGTCCATGATCGGTAATCCGATGGCGGCCTCGGGCCCCCTTCAAGTCATTGCAGCAGCCCAAAGTATAGAACACGGATACCTACCACCCACCACCAATTACCAACATCCCGATCCGCACTGTGATCTGGATTTTGTACCCAACCTAGGAAGAGTGGCCCGAATCCGCAAGGTAATGGTCAACTCTTCCGGTATTGGGGGTTGTATAGCATCCCTGATAGTGACCAAAGTCAATCCTGGGTCGAGATAACGTTATGGATAGTCTTACCCTAATACCGACATTTGTCGGTCTGACATCGGCAGCGCTGGGCTTGACAGCGGTGACCTTTTTGTATCTAGGTGTTACCGTCTTCAGGAGAAATCCTCAGTCCCTTTTGCACCGCATTTTTTTGGCGTTGTCTTTGAACGCTTCTCTTTGGGTTTTTGCCGTTCTAATGATTTCCTTAGTTGAAGAATACCAGACCCTCGTGTTTTGGATGAGGTTTGCACACGCCGTTGCGTCAATTGTTCCGTGTTTTGTCATCGCCTTAGTGTACACCTTTGAAACTGACAGAAAATACCCGAAGGCAAAGGTGTTTGGTATTTTTGTCTTGGGGCTGATTCTGGGGGTCTTAAGCATGACCCCGGCAATCATCAGCGATGTAGCATACCCCCTTGAAGAAAAG of the Bacillota bacterium genome contains:
- a CDS encoding CapA family protein, yielding MSIWWLLAFFCLCLAGGCTGNNGEGPQSGQTPAAPEPQEVRITITAVGDFLMHLPVIYSVHNAETGRFEFAEIFGPVRHLFADADYSIANLETRLAGAHRGYSGYPLFNCPADLAAEMRDVGLNMFLTANNHSLDQGVEGVLATIRHLEAAGLDHIGTHAGPEDRERPFITELRGIRVGIMNYTESTNGLPLPDGMPYLVNMIDRGTLQEEISRLKEARADIIIACLHFGVEYERYPTENQRELVEFLFNSGVDVVLGSHPHVVQPTLTRTVLKEGVPRKKFAAYSLGNFISNQRRRYNDSGLLVRLTVRKDPAGGVTVLEEVELVPVWVHTYVSAGRVRYRVLPVHEAIPAFAGEEDPLLTAADYERLLQVAEELGPDFLIEPP
- a CDS encoding branched-chain amino acid ABC transporter permease, producing the protein MSLESQLLQYLISGLTLGSIYALIAIGLVVTFNITGIFNLALGEFVTLGALVSIALYAAGLPLIAAFALAVLIAAALGAVMERTAIHPARKANATILTLVIITIGVGIAIRGASLLIWGTHPYILPSFSEHAPFTVGGAVVIPQSLWILGLAVVCVAALFAFFEFTYLGKAVRACVMNRTAARLVGINPQRLSLAAFTATGALGALAGIFIAPITFATYDMGFMLGLKAFVAAILGGVTNVPGAIVGGFLLGILEAFGVGLVGSGLKDAVAMIVMILVMLIRPTGILGAFRREA
- a CDS encoding YraN family protein, with translation MDRRLLGQKAEALAVEHLRKQGLRIEERNFRCRLGEIDLVARDGATLVFVEVRSRTTVQFGFPQESVGHRKQQRLRRIAQVYLQGRGEAAVRFDVVSVSFDRQGNPERIEHIAHAF
- a CDS encoding class I SAM-dependent methyltransferase, whose translation is MTRSHANLWQLYARVYDSVILLFLPYRDLTHKVVDRLKPTPGARILDAGCGTGNLIVHLVKTRSDVEAVGIDFSEAMLRRAGKKSKQLRTVTLLEADLNEWLPFGDGEFDGITCVNVLYAVKRPSFLLNEMNRVLRTSGIIVLATPIFKTKMSLIFSEHVAGLRRSYARLWPLVLTMQIARVAPSAIPFLLINKFIQEEQAFHFFQEEELRLLAEECGFRIDSLEKAYGGQVWLLAGRKETG
- a CDS encoding ABC transporter ATP-binding protein — protein: MLTVKDLTVFRGHIRVLNGLTFSVSAGEIVAVLGANGAGKSTLVGVLAGLYPPAAGEIVFQNRNLTGRPPEAVVHAGISLVPEHRQLFAGLTVRDNLILGAYHRYRDAKKELPQLLEDVYRLFPALREKQNKPAQTLSGGLQQMLAIGRGLMADPRLLLLDEPSMGLAPLVVREIMTTLSDLRAKGQTIILVEQNAHAALKIADRAWVLERGRIALSDTAENLRQDARIQAAYLGHRQ
- a CDS encoding ABC transporter substrate-binding protein, with the protein product MRSWSRIALVCLISVTLAFFVAGCGGQTGTPEKETEPYKIGAVIDVSGPAASLGMPQKNTLEMLAADLNAKGGINGRPVELIILDNKTNETEAVLAAKRLIDQDKVLVILGCSTSGTSLAMIDTVQKAGVPMISHAASAKIVEPVAERHWVFKTAQSDILVADKIAAHLKSKGITDVAFMSMNNAFGDSGRGNFMTAAADHGLEVVADERFEVDDKDMTTQLTKVKGSAAQALVVWAIPPSASIVTKNFRDLGMTIPLIHTHGVGNQTFLDLAEGAADGIIAPMGKLLVAEQLPDTDPQKAVLLGYLQAYQAKYGERPSTFGGHGWDAFQLAVKAIETAGDDRAAIRDALENITGFVGVSGVYNMSAEDHNGLGADSMVLVEVIDGKWTLFNP
- a CDS encoding ABC transporter ATP-binding protein, producing MLDVRDLTKSFGGLVAVNRASFSVNPGEILAVIGPNGAGKTTIFNLITGMLTPDEGEIRFQGRPLAGLKPHQIARLGISRTFQNLELFRTMTVAENVMVGAYTKGKTGFVRAILRRPGMTAGDRKRYGEALELLGAVNLAEYADEPAQSLPFGLQRLLEIARALAAGPQLVLLDEPAAGLNAGESQALVAFLRRLREQNLTFVLVEHDMATVMDVADRIVVLNFGSVIAEGTPAEIRSNPEVIRAYLGEDET
- a CDS encoding branched-chain amino acid ABC transporter permease, producing MKKNKNVILIVLIAALFAVFPLMVTSGYYLGILVIVGLYSIVAIGLGLLLGYAGQVSFGQAAFYGLGAYTAAILSGTYGWPPLLALAAAPFLPAVVAAVIGQPILKLKEHFLVLATLGFGILVYILMKEFVDLTGGPSGYTGIPYLSIGGLVLTTDKQFFYLVWFLAFLTLVGAWNLVNSRMGRALRAIHGSEQAAEAAGIDTARLKLYVFILSAFLAGLAGGLYAFYITFVSPSPFGFHASIQFVLMAVVGGAATVWGPVVGAFVIVGLIEFLRWAVPVVLPKAGGEFEIIFFGIILVLVLLFRPEGIMSHKRRKQRSQPEAGKEAAGTCST
- a CDS encoding beta-ketoacyl-[acyl-carrier-protein] synthase family protein — protein: MTEAVITGLGPVALNGLGKDRFWEALRNGKAGICPVVHSQGDRHSREIAGRIPRSWILERDSYSHFNGASWRTKLIVAAARLALQDAGLTQTEYSSCRASVIMGASNIDMEVTERELAVYMESGAACPTGIASASPHAAASEIARELNCSGTVLTFTVACSSGLVSIIAAVESILRGESDLVLAGGGDASVTPFFVNSLCATGVHPSNSGNGSAMASKPFDAQREGGVLTEGAGVVLVESLEHARQRGAHIYARVTGWGIANATSPKLLREAFASAMEQSLARAGLSPGMIDYVSAHAPGIQLSDRLEVQAIKDVFGVQAYNLAVGSIKSMIGNPMAASGPLQVIAAAQSIEHGYLPPTTNYQHPDPHCDLDFVPNLGRVARIRKVMVNSSGIGGCIASLIVTKVNPGSR